In bacterium, a single window of DNA contains:
- the purF gene encoding amidophosphoribosyltransferase, giving the protein MELKENCGIAAVYGNKKTAEILYTALFSLQHRGQESCGILTGNSKTSTSERSMGLVSNAFSTSTIKALKGSYGIGHVRYSTTGSSSSKNIQPFIAEYKGKTYGIAHNGNLVNSISLRKLLEEKGSIFQTTLDTEIIMHLITMSRKKTFLEKLLDILPQIKGAFSLVFFSPDGIVAVKDPWSFRPLCLGKLDNGYIVASESCAFDFVGAKYVRELNPGEILLINKNGLKSIYQEKQNRVARCIFEFIYFARPDSKIFGESVYYARKRIGENLADEFPYKGDIVIPIPDSGNIAALGFSQRKKMPFEMGIVRNHYIGRTFIQPFQESREKSVKIKLNPIKEVIKDKSVIVIEDSIVRGTTSRLRIENIREAGAKKIYMAVSCPPIKYPCFYGIDFPNKAELIAGKNSVKEIEKIIGVDGLHYISLEQMLSSLNLPSEEFCTACFTGKYPINCSEKCYKPQQ; this is encoded by the coding sequence ATGGAACTAAAAGAAAATTGCGGTATAGCGGCAGTATATGGTAACAAGAAGACAGCAGAAATCCTATACACTGCTCTTTTTTCTCTACAACACAGAGGGCAAGAGAGTTGTGGAATACTTACAGGAAACAGCAAAACTTCTACAAGTGAGAGAAGTATGGGGCTTGTATCAAACGCCTTTTCAACATCTACCATTAAGGCATTAAAAGGTAGTTATGGGATAGGACACGTTAGATATTCTACCACAGGCAGTTCTTCATCTAAAAATATACAACCCTTTATAGCAGAATATAAAGGTAAAACTTATGGGATTGCTCATAACGGCAACCTTGTCAATAGTATTTCCTTAAGGAAACTTCTTGAAGAAAAAGGAAGTATTTTTCAAACCACCCTCGACACAGAAATTATTATGCACCTTATTACTATGTCACGTAAAAAAACTTTTCTTGAAAAACTGCTTGATATATTACCTCAAATAAAAGGTGCTTTTTCTCTTGTTTTCTTCTCACCTGATGGTATTGTTGCAGTTAAAGACCCTTGGAGTTTTAGACCTCTTTGCCTTGGGAAACTTGATAACGGATATATTGTTGCTTCTGAGAGTTGTGCTTTCGATTTTGTAGGCGCTAAATATGTAAGAGAATTAAACCCAGGTGAAATACTTCTTATCAACAAGAACGGTTTAAAAAGTATTTATCAAGAGAAACAGAATAGAGTAGCAAGATGTATTTTTGAATTTATATACTTTGCAAGACCAGATAGTAAAATCTTTGGAGAAAGCGTATATTACGCTCGTAAGAGGATTGGCGAGAACCTTGCAGATGAATTTCCATATAAAGGAGATATTGTTATACCTATACCAGATTCAGGTAATATTGCTGCTTTAGGGTTTTCTCAAAGAAAAAAAATGCCATTTGAGATGGGTATAGTTAGAAACCATTATATAGGCAGAACATTTATACAACCTTTTCAGGAGTCACGAGAAAAGAGTGTTAAAATAAAACTCAACCCAATAAAAGAAGTCATCAAAGATAAAAGCGTAATTGTTATTGAGGATTCAATAGTTAGAGGGACAACAAGCAGACTAAGAATTGAAAATATTAGAGAAGCAGGTGCTAAAAAGATTTATATGGCTGTTAGTTGTCCACCCATTAAATATCCTTGTTTTTATGGGATAGATTTCCCCAATAAAGCAGAACTTATAGCAGGTAAAAACTCTGTTAAAGAGATTGAAAAAATTATTGGTGTTGATGGTTTGCATTATATTAGTTTAGAGCAGATGCTCTCTTCTTTGAACCTACCTAGTGAAGAATTCTGCACTGCATGTTTTACAGGCAAATATCCTATCAATTGCTCAGAAAAGTGCTATAAACCACAGCAGTAG